A stretch of DNA from Pleurocapsa minor HA4230-MV1:
AACTGCCTTTGAATGAAATTTTTACTCGATACCAATATTTGCATTTATATTATTAAACAAAAACCTTTAGAAGTATTGCATAAATTCAATACCTATCAAGTTGGTGATATTGGAATCTCTTCTATTACAGTTGCCGAACTTGAATTTGGTGTTCAAAAGAGTCAATACCCTGCAAAAAATCAACAAGCATTGGCACAATTTTTATTACCTTTGGAGATAGTAAATTTTGATCGTGCTGCTGCTACTATCTACGGTGATATTCGAGCAAAATTAGAAACACAAGGAACACCAATAGGCTCGCTAGACACTCTAATTGCTGCTCACGCCCTTAGTTTACCAGTTACTTTGATCACTAATAATATCAAAGAGTTTAGTCGTGTACCAAATTTAAAGTCAGAAAATTGGGTGAGTTAAGTAGACCTTTGGCATGAGTATCCAAAATCATGATTAGGTGAAGTCAAAAGTTAAAAGTCAAAAGTCAAAAATCAAGTGAAATTAATTTACCTACTGTTTCAGAAGATCAATTCTTACCTACGTCGAACTCCTGTGGCGTGGCTGCAATTGTCTTATCAAAAAGTTCGCTTATTGGTAGCAATTTTAGGAGTGGCTTTTTCGATTATTTTGATTTTTACTCAATTAGGTTTAAGGGCAATGCTCTTTGATGGGGTGACTATTTTGCCCGAAAATCTCAATGGCGATCTTTATTTATTGTCTTCTTATGCCGAGAGCATGGAATATAGTTCATTCCCCAGTATCTATCTCTACCAGGCAGATGCGATCGAGGGAGTTGCTGATGCTCGACCACTTTATTTGGAACGGGCAGAATGGGTAAATCCTAATCTATTAGAGCCTTCAACGGAAAATAAAGATGACGCAGTTCCCCCAAAATCTTCTGATGTCCAAATTATTGCTTTTAATCCCACCAAACCAGTATTTAAACTACCAGAAATCAATCAGCAATTAGATCTCTTATCTGCTCCAGGGGTAATTTTATACGATCGCCTGGCAAAATCGGAACTAGGGAATATTCCCCAATTAGTCAAGAGCCAAGGTTTTGCTTCTAGTATTTTAGACAACCGTCGTGTCACAGTCTTGGGTTTGTTTAGCCTCAGCAGCACTTTCGATTATAAGGGAGTGACGGTGATGAGTGACTGGAATTATGGACAAATGGAAGGGGTAGATGTTTTAGAAGCAGTTACAGTTGGTGTTTTGTCTCTAGAACCAGGCGCGAATCGGCAAGCGGTAATCAAACGGATTCGAGAAAATCTCAGTCAAGATATTAAAGTATTAACTCCAGAAGCATTAGCTCAAGGTGAACAGGATTTTGTGGCCACTTGGCCTGAAGGTAAAATCTTAAATTTTGGCGCAGCGATCGGCTTTATTGTGGGTATTGTGATTGTTTACCAAGTGATTTATACCGATGTGAGCGAACACCTCCCCGAATATGCCACTCTCAAGGCAATGGGGTATAAAGATCGCGATCTATCTTTAGTAGTCTTGCAAGAATCTCTGATTTTAGCAATTATGGGTTTTATTCCTGGCTATTTAGCTTCGTACGGGATCTATTATTTAATGGCAAAATTTATCGAATTTCCTGTCAGTATGGATTTAAATATTGCCTTACAAGTTTTTGCTTTAAACATTCTAATGTGTACCCTCTCAGGTGCGATCGCCATGAAAAAGCTCCGTACTGCCGATCCTGCCGATATTTTTGATTAGAATCTCTAGCTTTAAATTGCCTACTTTGATACTTGATTATGCTGAAGTTTTGTATTTTAAGATACCCAAAAATGTATCTTGTTTAAACTTATGACACATTATAAGAATCTGCTCAGATCGAATTCTTCGTTACTGACTTCCTGACTAAACCTTTCCGCATTTAAAATTAAAACTAATCTATCGGTATAATCTACCGCGCCACGTAATTCTTGCTGTAGCTTTTCTAACCCCCCGTTAGCGTATTCTTCAAAAATTAAGACTCTGGCTGCTTCGGCTGATTCAGCTTCGCTAGATAAAACCTTAATATCTTCAGTTGATACCACGGCAATCAATCTTATTAGCCGTTCATAACCACGAGAAATGAATACTTCTAGGCTAATGGGTGCAGGTTCACTTTGAGATACTTCTGTAACAGGCGATCGCCTTTGATGCTTTACTCCCAAACTTGCAGCAAAAGCAATTACATCTGCATAGGTAGAAAACATTCCTGTTGTTCTTTTTTCATCTAACAGTCTTTGGACTAATTCGGCTTTGTCTTTGGCTATTTTTATTCTGGGTAATGCCATATGCTTTCTAGAAAGGTAATAGGTAATAGGTAATAGGTAATAGGTAATAGGTAGTAGGTAGTAGGTAATAGGTAATAGGTAATAGGTAATAGGTAATAGGTAATAGGTAATAGGTAATAAAAAGAACGTTCTAACATTTTCTAGTATTGCTATTTGTGTCAAAATTAAAGTAATGAAACAAAATAATAGCTAAATATTTGTTATATCTACTACTAATCAAATTTTCTCCTACACAATTATTACCGATATGCTTGTCCACAGATGAACGCAGATAAACACGAATAATCTAAATATGTGTCATATTTAAATTAATGGCACAATTAGAGCTTGAATATTATGTTAATCGAAGGCAAAAAGTATAGTTATCGCCAGTTAATTGAGGAAACAGGTTTATCTCGCAGCACTCTGCATCGGCGAATCAAAGTTTTACAAGAATCTGGCGTTCCTTTGACTATGGGGGCAATCCTACAGTTTCCCACCAACTGGGCTTTTCACGATCGCAACGGAAAATTTTATTCTTCCAAGACTGATTACGCGGTTAAAAATAATATCCCCTACTATGAAATGTTTCAAAATTGTAACTCTGACACAAATAAGGATTAGTTCCAATGTCTCTTGAACGGACAATGATTACCTTTAATCGAGGTGATGAATGCTTTAATTTTCGCATAGCTGGTATTGCCATAGACAATAACCATATATTGCTACATCGCTCAGCAGAAGATGCTTTTTGGACTTGTCCTGGTGGGAGAGCTGAAATTGGGGAAACTACCTCGCAAACTCTGATTAGGGAAATCAAGGAAGAGTTAAACGAAGATATTGAGATAGTTCGTTTACTGTGGGTTGTGGAAAATTTCTTTGAGTATGCCCAAAAAGACTATCATGAAATTGCTTTTTATTTTTTGATGAAACTTCCAAAGCGATCGCTATATTTAGCCAAGGAGAAATCTTTTTCCAGTGTAGAAGAGAATACTGTTTTAGAGTTCAGATGGTTTCCGATTGACTCTGATGTATTAACAAGGCTGCCGCTACTACCTGCCTTTTTACAGCAGTCTCTTAGCAATTTACCCAATTCAGTTGAACGAGTTGTTGAACGCGCTTTAAACTAAACATCAAATCGGTATTGGAAGTGAAAGTTAGAACTATTAACCTAAATGATCGAAACGAGTGGGCGAGGATGAGAAATTCTCTATGGCCCGACTCTATTACAGCACATCTCAATGAGATTGAGCGATATTTTGCTCAAGGCGAAATACATGGGGAAGAGGTATTTGTTTTAGCAAGAGATAACGATAAACTTGGCGGTTTTATTGAATTGAAAGTGCGAAATTATGCTGAAGGAAGTCAATCTGATCGAGTTCCTTATGTCGAAGGTTGGTATGTCGATCAAGATTTGAGAGGCTGTGGATATGGCAGACAATTGATTGAAATCGCTGAGATTTGGGCGCTGGAAAACGATTTTAAGGAATTAGCTAGTGATGCTGAATTAGATAACGTAGCCAGTATCACTGCTCATAAAGCATTAGGCTTTAAAGAAGTTGAGCGAATCGTTTGTTTTCTCAAAAAATTAGATTAGTTGTGTCAAAAATTAAATAATGACACATATTGCTGAAACTGTTCAAACTTGTTCTAGCGATCGATAAGGTTGAGGAGGAAGTTCAACACGAATGCGATCGCCAATCTTTACTACCCCACCAGAAACAACCACGCTCATTACCCCTGCTTTACGGACGATTCTACCCGCCTCATCCCTATCTAGTACGGCAGACATCAAACCAGGTTGAAAAGCGTCTAATTGGGCGCAAGGATTGCGTAATCCCGTTACTTTAATTACAGCTCGATCGCCTAAATATAATTTTGTGTTGGTAGGTAAATTTAATAAATCAATTCCTTTGACACCTATAACATTCCTATTTGATTCATGAAACTACATTGATTGGTTTTTAGGTAGTAGGTAGTAGGTAGTAGGTAGTAGAAATTTCTCTTTCGTTTAGGATTGCTATAGTTAACTTATTGAGCAGAATCTAAACTAATTAAAGTAGAAGTAGATCGAGAGAATTTTTTTCTGGTTAAAAGATGTAGAGTAATATTTCAACTCAATTTATCTTGGGAACATCTTCTCTATCTAATTCTAGTAAAGAATAAGTAGGAAGAGCAGGAAGGTAATAGATAGATTTATGACAATTTATCTATGGATTATCGAAAATTAAATTAAGTACTAATAATTACCTTCTTTAAAGTAATTTAACTAATTCCCAAATCAAAATATTTAACTGTTTATCCTAACCCGATGTCACTCTTCATATTTATGTGGACAATAGGATTTCAGAGAAAGTCTGGGAGCAAGAAGCACAAGGATCTGGAAGA
This window harbors:
- a CDS encoding type II toxin-antitoxin system VapC family toxin — translated: MKFLLDTNICIYIIKQKPLEVLHKFNTYQVGDIGISSITVAELEFGVQKSQYPAKNQQALAQFLLPLEIVNFDRAAATIYGDIRAKLETQGTPIGSLDTLIAAHALSLPVTLITNNIKEFSRVPNLKSENWVS
- the devC gene encoding ABC transporter permease DevC, which gives rise to MKLIYLLFQKINSYLRRTPVAWLQLSYQKVRLLVAILGVAFSIILIFTQLGLRAMLFDGVTILPENLNGDLYLLSSYAESMEYSSFPSIYLYQADAIEGVADARPLYLERAEWVNPNLLEPSTENKDDAVPPKSSDVQIIAFNPTKPVFKLPEINQQLDLLSAPGVILYDRLAKSELGNIPQLVKSQGFASSILDNRRVTVLGLFSLSSTFDYKGVTVMSDWNYGQMEGVDVLEAVTVGVLSLEPGANRQAVIKRIRENLSQDIKVLTPEALAQGEQDFVATWPEGKILNFGAAIGFIVGIVIVYQVIYTDVSEHLPEYATLKAMGYKDRDLSLVVLQESLILAIMGFIPGYLASYGIYYLMAKFIEFPVSMDLNIALQVFALNILMCTLSGAIAMKKLRTADPADIFD
- a CDS encoding DNA phosphorothioation-associated protein 4 is translated as MALPRIKIAKDKAELVQRLLDEKRTTGMFSTYADVIAFAASLGVKHQRRSPVTEVSQSEPAPISLEVFISRGYERLIRLIAVVSTEDIKVLSSEAESAEAARVLIFEEYANGGLEKLQQELRGAVDYTDRLVLILNAERFSQEVSNEEFDLSRFL
- a CDS encoding winged helix-turn-helix domain-containing protein, whose product is MLIEGKKYSYRQLIEETGLSRSTLHRRIKVLQESGVPLTMGAILQFPTNWAFHDRNGKFYSSKTDYAVKNNIPYYEMFQNCNSDTNKD
- a CDS encoding NUDIX hydrolase; amino-acid sequence: MSLERTMITFNRGDECFNFRIAGIAIDNNHILLHRSAEDAFWTCPGGRAEIGETTSQTLIREIKEELNEDIEIVRLLWVVENFFEYAQKDYHEIAFYFLMKLPKRSLYLAKEKSFSSVEENTVLEFRWFPIDSDVLTRLPLLPAFLQQSLSNLPNSVERVVERALN
- a CDS encoding GNAT family N-acetyltransferase; this translates as MKVRTINLNDRNEWARMRNSLWPDSITAHLNEIERYFAQGEIHGEEVFVLARDNDKLGGFIELKVRNYAEGSQSDRVPYVEGWYVDQDLRGCGYGRQLIEIAEIWALENDFKELASDAELDNVASITAHKALGFKEVERIVCFLKKLD